TGCCATTACATGAACAATTCCGTTATACTTATGTCCTAGTCCGTATAAAGTAATACCATTCTCTTCACAGTTTTTTGTCAATTGTTCTAATTGATTTCTTGACAAATCATCTTTGATAGGTAAATGCTGATCAACAGTTGGTGTATTATGATCTGCTGTTGCTACAATTCTATCAGGTCTTGCTATCGGAATATTTCGTTCTTTTAATTCATTAAAAGCTTGAGGACTTGTTACTTCATGAATTAAATGCTTGTCTATATATAAAATTTGTGGTCCCTTTTCTACAGTATCAACTACGTGGGCATCCCAAACTTTATCAAATAAGGTCTTCTTCATTAGGCTATCGCTATTTTAGAAATTTTACTAACTTGTTTCATAATTAAATGAATATCTTCATCAATTACCTCCTTTTGTTTGTCTGCAAATTGTAAGAATGTTTTATATGCAGTATCTAACTGTAACTTAGTTAACTCATACCCTATTTTCTTTGCTCTATAGGCTAATGCAGCCCTACCACTTCTAGCAGTTAAAACAATTGCGCTTTCTGTTACTCCTACATCTGCTGGGTTAATAATTTCATAAGTTTCTCTATTTTTTATTACACCATCTTGATGGATTCCTGAACTATGTGCAAATGCATTGGCTCCTACAATAGCTTTATTAGGTTGTACAGGCATTCCCATTTTCTCTCGTACCATTAAGCTCGTGTCATATAACAATTTGGTATTAATGTCTGTTTGAAGATTTAGATAAGGATGTTGTTTTAAAATCATAACTACTTCTTCAAGTGCAGTGTTTCCAGCTCTTTCCCCAATACCGTTCACAGTACATTCTATTTGACGAGCACCATTAATAGCTCCTGCTATTGAATTTGCTGTTGCCAAACCCAAATCATTATGACAATGACATGAAATGATTACATCATCTATACCATTTACATTCTCCTTTAGATATTTAATCTTATCTCCATACTCTTCTGGTAAACAATACCCTGTAGTATCTGGAATATTTAAAACAGTTGCTCCTGCCTTAATCATCTCTTCGCAAACTTTTGCTAAAAAAGCATTATCAGTTCTTCCTGCATCTTCAGCATAAAATTCTACATCATCTACAAAGTTCTTTGCATAAGCTACTGCCTCTCTTCCTCTTCTTATTACTTCTTCTTGAGAAGCATTGAACTTGTATTTTATATGAGATTCACTTGTTCCAATACCAGTATGTATTCTAGGCCTTATTGCAACTTTTAATGCTTCAGCCGCCACTTCAATATCTTTTTTAACCGCTCTAGTTAACCCACAAACAGTGGCATTTTTAACCAGTTTAGCGATTTCATTTACTGAAGTAAAATCTCCTGGGCTAGAAATAGGGAAACCTGCTTCTATAATATCAACCCCTAAAAAGTCAAGTCGTTCTGCAATTATTAGCTTTTGTTTAGTATCTAGTTTACAACCTGGAACTTGCTCTCCATCACGTAAAGTTGTATCGAATATTTGGACTTTATTATCTTTCATTACCTTAAATAATTGTCTTTTTATAATCCAAATGTATATATTGGCATTTCATAAGAGCACTTTTTTTAAAAAGTACTTACGATACCAAACAAGACAAAAAACGCAAACTAAACTCTGATAATCAACAACTTAACATGAATCATTTTACAAAATCTAATCAACAAAACGATTCTTTATTTATACTGATTCAATCACTTACGAAATCAGAGAAACGTCAATTCAGTTTATACATTGGTAGATTGGAAGGAAACACTGAGGCAAAATTTTTTACACTTTTTAAATTCCTTGAAAAACAAAAGAAGTATGATGAAAAAGCCATATTAAAAAGTGGAATTGTAAGCAAACAACAATTGTCCAATTTAAAAGCTCATTTATATAGGCAAATTTTAGCGAGTTTACGAATGAATCCTGCGCATAAAAACATTCGTGTACAAATACGTGAACAACTAGACTTTGCAACTGTCTTATATCAAAAAGGACTATATAAACAAAGCCTAAAATTACTCGACAAAGCTAAAAATATGGCAATTGAAAATGAAGAAAAAAATATTGCCTATGAAATTGTCGAATTAGAAAAAGTAATTGAAAGTCAATATATAACTCGCAGTATTAGTACTAGGGCAGATGAACTTACGATACAAGCAAAGGAACTAAGTTTACAAAATGTTA
The sequence above is a segment of the Tenacibaculum sp. 190130A14a genome. Coding sequences within it:
- a CDS encoding 2-isopropylmalate synthase produces the protein MKDNKVQIFDTTLRDGEQVPGCKLDTKQKLIIAERLDFLGVDIIEAGFPISSPGDFTSVNEIAKLVKNATVCGLTRAVKKDIEVAAEALKVAIRPRIHTGIGTSESHIKYKFNASQEEVIRRGREAVAYAKNFVDDVEFYAEDAGRTDNAFLAKVCEEMIKAGATVLNIPDTTGYCLPEEYGDKIKYLKENVNGIDDVIISCHCHNDLGLATANSIAGAINGARQIECTVNGIGERAGNTALEEVVMILKQHPYLNLQTDINTKLLYDTSLMVREKMGMPVQPNKAIVGANAFAHSSGIHQDGVIKNRETYEIINPADVGVTESAIVLTARSGRAALAYRAKKIGYELTKLQLDTAYKTFLQFADKQKEVIDEDIHLIMKQVSKISKIAIA